One window of the Actinomyces procaprae genome contains the following:
- a CDS encoding dihydrolipoyl dehydrogenase family protein, whose protein sequence is MGDTTAVTASPQVQEVDLLVVGGGKAGKSLAMLRARKGDSVVMVERDKVGGTCINVACIPTKTLISSARVLHQVQGAAAYGVSLPELGADDSSSRDDTALLTRARIDISALRRRKESVVGGMVAAHETMFADSGMDFVRGTARFVAPRTVEVTTADGAVRRVRGSRVLINTGTTPAIPSIPGLADTPYWTSEDLLTLPELPGHLLILGGGVIGVEMASLMGMLGVPVTLLHSGEHVLNREDDDVAAEVTAGLKALSVEVLTGARVSAVRSSARSGPVVVRTEDGREATGSHLLLALGRTPVTAGLGLEAAGVELTERGFVRVDDHLRTTADGVYAAGDVAGTPMFTHASWNDFRVLRDLLDGRDASTAGRVIPWTVFATPELGHVGLTEAQARAAGHNVRVAKTPTAAVPRAKTLGATAGFYKVIVDADTDQILGAAIIGDSAGEVITAVQVAMLAGMPWQQLRDAPISHPTMGEGLNIVLDSLG, encoded by the coding sequence ATGGGCGACACCACCGCCGTCACCGCGTCCCCACAGGTCCAGGAGGTCGATCTACTCGTCGTCGGAGGGGGTAAGGCAGGCAAGTCACTGGCCATGCTGCGTGCCCGCAAGGGCGACAGCGTAGTCATGGTTGAGCGCGACAAGGTCGGCGGCACCTGCATCAACGTCGCCTGCATCCCCACCAAGACCCTGATCTCCTCCGCCCGCGTCCTGCACCAGGTCCAGGGTGCGGCCGCCTACGGCGTGTCCCTGCCCGAACTGGGCGCCGACGACTCCAGCTCACGCGACGACACCGCGCTGCTGACCCGCGCCCGCATCGACATCTCCGCGCTGCGCCGCCGCAAGGAGAGCGTCGTCGGCGGCATGGTGGCGGCCCACGAGACCATGTTCGCCGACTCCGGGATGGACTTCGTCCGCGGCACCGCGCGCTTCGTGGCCCCGCGCACCGTTGAGGTCACCACCGCCGACGGCGCCGTGCGCCGGGTGCGCGGCAGCCGTGTCCTGATCAACACCGGCACCACCCCGGCCATCCCCAGTATTCCGGGCCTGGCCGACACCCCCTACTGGACCAGCGAGGACCTGCTCACCCTGCCCGAGCTGCCCGGGCACCTGCTCATCCTCGGCGGTGGGGTCATCGGCGTGGAGATGGCCTCCCTGATGGGAATGCTGGGTGTGCCCGTCACGCTGCTCCACTCCGGGGAGCACGTGCTGAACCGGGAGGACGACGACGTCGCCGCCGAGGTCACCGCCGGCCTGAAGGCGCTCAGCGTGGAGGTCCTCACCGGCGCCCGCGTGAGCGCCGTGCGTTCCTCGGCCCGCTCCGGGCCGGTGGTGGTGCGCACCGAGGACGGCCGCGAGGCCACCGGCTCCCACCTGCTCCTCGCCCTGGGACGGACCCCGGTCACGGCCGGGCTGGGCCTGGAGGCGGCCGGCGTGGAACTGACCGAGCGGGGCTTCGTGCGCGTCGACGACCACCTGCGCACCACCGCCGACGGTGTCTATGCGGCCGGAGACGTGGCCGGCACGCCCATGTTCACCCACGCCTCCTGGAACGACTTCCGGGTGCTGCGCGACCTGCTGGACGGCCGCGACGCCTCCACCGCCGGACGGGTCATCCCCTGGACCGTGTTTGCCACCCCCGAGCTCGGGCACGTGGGCCTCACCGAGGCCCAGGCACGGGCCGCCGGGCACAACGTGCGCGTCGCCAAGACCCCCACCGCCGCCGTTCCCCGCGCCAAGACGCTGGGCGCCACCGCCGGCTTCTACAAGGTGATCGTCGACGCCGACACCGACCAGATCCTCGGCGCCGCCATCATCGGTGACAGTGCCGGAGAGGTCATCACCGCCGTCCAGGTGGCCATGCTCGCGGGCATGCCCTGGCAGCAGCTGCGGGACGCCCCCATCTCCCACCCGACCATGGGGGAGGGGCTCAACATCGTCCTGGACTCACTGGGCTGA